From Melopsittacus undulatus isolate bMelUnd1 chromosome 19, bMelUnd1.mat.Z, whole genome shotgun sequence, a single genomic window includes:
- the PLPP2 gene encoding phospholipid phosphatase 2 isoform X1 codes for MERRKVFVVLDVLCLAVASLPFVILTLVNSPYKRGFYCNDDSIRYPYKADTITHGLMAGVTITCTVVILSSGELYLVYTERLYSKSEFNNYLAALYKVVGTFLFGGAISQSLTDLAKYMIGRLRPNFLAVCNPDWSKVNCSIYVQLENICQGESRNVTESRLSFYSGHSSFGMYCMMFLALYVQARLVGKWARLLRPTIQFFLITFAIYVGYTRVSDYKHHWSDVLVGLLQGALIAILIVRYVSDFFKQRPPRPCDGKDPEHKPSLPLTMSDPDHNHYSYRGTP; via the exons CGTCCCTGCCCTTCGTCATCCTGACCCTGGTGAACTCCCCGTACAAACGGGGCTTCTACTGCAACGATGACTCCATCCGCTACCCCTACAAGGCGGACACCATCACCCACGGCCTCATGGCTGGGGTCACCATCACCTGCACCGTTGTCATC CTCTCATCAGGGGAGCTGTACCTGGTCTACACGGAGCGCCTGTATTCCAAGTCGGAATTCAACAACTACCTGGCTGCCCTCTACAAGGTGGTGGGAACCTTCCTCTTTGGAGGAGCCATCAGCCAATCCCTCACTGACCTGGCCAAGTACATGATCGGCCGCCTCCGGCCCAACTTCCTGGCTGTCTGCAATCCCGACTGGTCCAAGGTGAACTGCTCCATCTACGTGCAGCTGGAAAACATCTGCCAAGGGGAGAGCAGGAACGTCACCGAGTCCAg ATTGTCCTTCTACTCGGGGCACTCCTCCTTTGGGATGTACTGCATGATGTTCCTGGCT CTCTATGTGCAAGCCCGGCTGGTGGGGAAGTGGGCCCGGCTGCTGCGTCCCACCATCCAGTTCTTCCTCATCACCTTCGCTATCTACGTGGGCTACACCAGGGTATCCGACTACAAGCACCACTGGAGCGATGTGCTGGTGGGGCTGCTCCAAGGGGCTCTCATCGCCATCCTCATC GTCCGATACGTCTCCGACTTCTTCAAGCAGCGTCCCCCTCGGCCGTGCGATGGGAAGGACCCGGAGCACAAACCCAGCCTCCCACTCACCATGAGTGACCCTGACCACAATCACTACAGCTACCGGGGCACACCGTGA
- the PLPP2 gene encoding phospholipid phosphatase 2 isoform X3 — translation MERRKVFVVLDVLCLAVASLPFVILTLVNSPYKRGFYCNDDSIRYPYKADTITHGLMAGVTITCTVVILSSGELYLVYTERLYSKSEFNNYLAALYKVVGTFLFGGAISQSLTDLAKYMIGRLRPNFLAVCNPDWSKVNCSIYVQLENICQGESRNVTESSSMCKPGWWGSGPGCCVPPSSSSSSPSLSTWATPGYPTTSTTGAMCWWGCSKGLSSPSSSSDTSPTSSSSVPLGRAMGRTRSTNPASHSP, via the exons CGTCCCTGCCCTTCGTCATCCTGACCCTGGTGAACTCCCCGTACAAACGGGGCTTCTACTGCAACGATGACTCCATCCGCTACCCCTACAAGGCGGACACCATCACCCACGGCCTCATGGCTGGGGTCACCATCACCTGCACCGTTGTCATC CTCTCATCAGGGGAGCTGTACCTGGTCTACACGGAGCGCCTGTATTCCAAGTCGGAATTCAACAACTACCTGGCTGCCCTCTACAAGGTGGTGGGAACCTTCCTCTTTGGAGGAGCCATCAGCCAATCCCTCACTGACCTGGCCAAGTACATGATCGGCCGCCTCCGGCCCAACTTCCTGGCTGTCTGCAATCCCGACTGGTCCAAGGTGAACTGCTCCATCTACGTGCAGCTGGAAAACATCTGCCAAGGGGAGAGCAGGAACGTCACCGAGTCCAg CTCTATGTGCAAGCCCGGCTGGTGGGGAAGTGGGCCCGGCTGCTGCGTCCCACCATCCAGTTCTTCCTCATCACCTTCGCTATCTACGTGGGCTACACCAGGGTATCCGACTACAAGCACCACTGGAGCGATGTGCTGGTGGGGCTGCTCCAAGGGGCTCTCATCGCCATCCTCATC GTCCGATACGTCTCCGACTTCTTCAAGCAGCGTCCCCCTCGGCCGTGCGATGGGAAGGACCCGGAGCACAAACCCAGCCTCCCACTCACCATGA
- the PLPP2 gene encoding phospholipid phosphatase 2 isoform X2: MTPSATPTRRTPSPTASWLGSPSPAPLSSPCPLQLSSGELYLVYTERLYSKSEFNNYLAALYKVVGTFLFGGAISQSLTDLAKYMIGRLRPNFLAVCNPDWSKVNCSIYVQLENICQGESRNVTESRLSFYSGHSSFGMYCMMFLALYVQARLVGKWARLLRPTIQFFLITFAIYVGYTRVSDYKHHWSDVLVGLLQGALIAILIVRYVSDFFKQRPPRPCDGKDPEHKPSLPLTMSDPDHNHYSYRGTP; encoded by the exons ATGACTCCATCCGCTACCCCTACAAGGCGGACACCATCACCCACGGCCTCATGGCTGGGGTCACCATCACCTGCACCGTTGTCATC CCCTTGTCCTTTGCAGCTCTCATCAGGGGAGCTGTACCTGGTCTACACGGAGCGCCTGTATTCCAAGTCGGAATTCAACAACTACCTGGCTGCCCTCTACAAGGTGGTGGGAACCTTCCTCTTTGGAGGAGCCATCAGCCAATCCCTCACTGACCTGGCCAAGTACATGATCGGCCGCCTCCGGCCCAACTTCCTGGCTGTCTGCAATCCCGACTGGTCCAAGGTGAACTGCTCCATCTACGTGCAGCTGGAAAACATCTGCCAAGGGGAGAGCAGGAACGTCACCGAGTCCAg ATTGTCCTTCTACTCGGGGCACTCCTCCTTTGGGATGTACTGCATGATGTTCCTGGCT CTCTATGTGCAAGCCCGGCTGGTGGGGAAGTGGGCCCGGCTGCTGCGTCCCACCATCCAGTTCTTCCTCATCACCTTCGCTATCTACGTGGGCTACACCAGGGTATCCGACTACAAGCACCACTGGAGCGATGTGCTGGTGGGGCTGCTCCAAGGGGCTCTCATCGCCATCCTCATC GTCCGATACGTCTCCGACTTCTTCAAGCAGCGTCCCCCTCGGCCGTGCGATGGGAAGGACCCGGAGCACAAACCCAGCCTCCCACTCACCATGAGTGACCCTGACCACAATCACTACAGCTACCGGGGCACACCGTGA